In one window of Gammaproteobacteria bacterium DNA:
- a CDS encoding SDR family oxidoreductase has product MTASLAGSVAIVTGASSGIGRATAVALAGAGAAVVVAARRAGRLDEVVAGIRRDGGRALAVATDVADREAVFALAERAAAEFGPAGILVNNAGIMPTSPLRDLHLDDWLRMVDVNVKGVLHCIAAALPAMLERRRGHIVNVGSVAGRRPFPGGTVYAATKFAVRCMSAGMQLELSAAHGIRVTDIQPGVVATELIERIPDPEIREGFIERWQDKKPMDPEDVAAAILYVVTAPAHVNINEILMRPTDQPT; this is encoded by the coding sequence GTGACCGCATCTCTCGCCGGGAGCGTCGCCATCGTTACCGGGGCATCGAGCGGGATCGGTCGGGCCACCGCGGTCGCGCTGGCCGGGGCGGGAGCCGCGGTGGTGGTGGCGGCGCGGCGCGCCGGCCGCCTGGACGAGGTGGTGGCGGGGATCCGCCGGGACGGGGGCCGCGCGCTGGCCGTGGCCACGGACGTGGCCGACCGTGAGGCCGTGTTCGCGCTGGCGGAGCGCGCGGCGGCGGAGTTCGGTCCGGCGGGCATCCTGGTGAACAACGCCGGCATCATGCCCACCTCGCCGCTGCGGGACCTCCACCTGGACGACTGGCTGCGCATGGTGGACGTAAACGTGAAGGGCGTGCTGCACTGCATCGCCGCCGCGCTTCCGGCCATGCTGGAGCGCCGCCGGGGTCACATCGTGAACGTGGGCTCGGTGGCGGGGCGGCGCCCCTTCCCGGGAGGCACCGTGTACGCGGCCACCAAGTTCGCCGTGCGCTGCATGTCGGCCGGAATGCAGCTGGAACTCTCGGCCGCGCACGGCATCCGGGTCACCGACATCCAGCCCGGCGTGGTCGCCACCGAGCTGATCGAGCGCATCCCGGACCCGGAGATCCGGGAGGGGTTCATCGAGCGCTGGCAGGACAAGAAGCCCATGGACCCCGAGGACGTGGCCGCGGCCATCCTCTACGTGGTCACGGCTCCGGCGCACGTCAACATCAACGAGATCCTGATGCGCCCGACCGACCAGCCGACCTGA
- the ggt gene encoding gamma-glutamyltransferase, with translation MRYSRPVRNFAAFVCLTLATACAPQGVMEQAAMEGGEVPLPVTGRSVVNTEMGIVATNNPLASSVGVQILEQGGNAIDAAIAANSALALMDPTSNGIGGDLFAIIYLAETEEIFGLNASGWSPAALDAQYLKELGHESMPRRGIHSVTVPGVIAGWDAMRERFGNLDFGTILAPAIWYAESGFPIHEVTGRMWAGSVDMHQQHPNSAHTYLVDGERAPKVGEVFKNPDFANTLRRIVADGRDGYYKGPTAEAIIAISDEFDGTMTLDDLAEYEPEWTETISTTYRGWTVHEMPPNGQGIAALMMLDIMENYPLGEYGFHSPEALHVMIESKKLAYADMITYVGDPRFSKVPVAGMLDKERARERAQLIDMNRAMCSVEPSRFVGLDNEDGGDTIYLTTIDKDGNIVSYIQSNYSGFGSGLVPPGTGFMLHNRGALFTLDESHPNVLEGHKRPLNTIIPGLMVNNEGGERIGFGIMGGFNQPQAHAQFIANIVDYGMNIQQAHEAGRFTKGSFDGCDVNMEMMIPEWVRAELTALGHEISVRPPRTGGFGYGQAVMGDGTGVHYGASESRHDGMAMPQAAPVFANR, from the coding sequence CCCGTGACCGGCCGCTCGGTGGTCAACACCGAGATGGGGATCGTCGCGACCAACAACCCGCTGGCGTCGTCGGTGGGCGTGCAGATCCTCGAGCAGGGCGGAAACGCCATCGACGCGGCCATCGCGGCCAACTCGGCGCTCGCGCTCATGGATCCCACGTCGAACGGAATCGGCGGCGACCTGTTCGCCATCATCTACCTGGCCGAGACCGAGGAGATCTTCGGGCTGAACGCCAGCGGCTGGTCGCCCGCGGCCCTCGACGCCCAGTACCTGAAGGAACTGGGGCACGAGAGCATGCCCCGCCGCGGCATCCACTCGGTCACCGTGCCGGGGGTGATCGCCGGCTGGGACGCCATGCGCGAGCGCTTCGGCAACCTCGACTTCGGCACCATCCTGGCGCCGGCCATCTGGTACGCCGAGAGCGGCTTTCCCATCCACGAGGTCACCGGGCGCATGTGGGCGGGGTCGGTCGACATGCACCAGCAGCACCCCAACAGCGCCCATACCTACCTGGTAGACGGCGAGCGGGCGCCCAAGGTGGGCGAAGTGTTCAAGAACCCCGACTTCGCCAACACCCTGCGGCGCATCGTCGCTGATGGCCGCGACGGCTACTACAAGGGCCCCACCGCCGAGGCGATCATCGCCATCTCCGACGAGTTCGACGGCACCATGACGCTGGATGACCTGGCGGAGTACGAGCCCGAGTGGACGGAGACCATCTCCACCACCTACCGCGGGTGGACGGTGCACGAGATGCCCCCTAACGGGCAGGGGATCGCCGCCCTCATGATGCTCGACATCATGGAGAATTATCCCCTCGGCGAGTACGGCTTCCACAGCCCCGAGGCCCTGCACGTCATGATCGAGTCCAAAAAGCTGGCCTACGCGGACATGATCACCTACGTCGGCGATCCGCGCTTCAGCAAGGTTCCGGTCGCCGGAATGCTCGACAAGGAGCGGGCCAGGGAGCGCGCCCAACTCATCGACATGAACCGGGCCATGTGCTCGGTCGAGCCGTCACGCTTCGTAGGGCTCGACAACGAGGACGGCGGAGACACGATCTACCTGACCACGATCGACAAGGACGGCAACATCGTCTCCTACATCCAGAGCAACTACTCGGGCTTCGGCTCCGGGCTGGTGCCGCCGGGCACGGGCTTCATGCTCCACAACCGGGGCGCCCTGTTCACGCTGGACGAGAGCCATCCCAACGTGCTCGAAGGGCACAAGCGGCCGCTCAACACCATCATTCCGGGCCTGATGGTCAACAACGAGGGCGGCGAGCGGATCGGCTTCGGCATCATGGGCGGCTTCAACCAGCCGCAGGCGCACGCGCAGTTCATCGCCAACATCGTCGACTACGGGATGAACATTCAGCAGGCGCACGAGGCCGGCCGCTTCACCAAGGGCAGCTTCGACGGCTGCGACGTGAACATGGAGATGATGATCCCGGAGTGGGTGCGCGCGGAGCTGACCGCGCTCGGCCACGAGATCAGCGTGCGGCCTCCGCGGACCGGCGGCTTCGGCTACGGCCAGGCGGTCATGGGCGACGGCACCGGCGTGCACTACGGCGCTTCGGAATCACGCCACGACGGCATGGCCATGCCCCAGGCCGCCCCGGTGTTCGCGAACCGGTAG